A single window of Anopheles moucheti chromosome 2, idAnoMoucSN_F20_07, whole genome shotgun sequence DNA harbors:
- the LOC128298854 gene encoding trypsin-like, which yields MDRKVRVISILLGCLALFGNGQSVVERDQPELMRVQENTVNEAAHDFPAKDYGPHEVTPFLVGGGPAAAGAYPAQVAVQIGTTTFCGGSILNQNHILTAAGCVLDANNNLIAANQVTVRAGVLTVDQNAPALAVNRIFPHPQYNPWTFENDIAVMRLTNNIVFPQLANPNMAPAELNHRIVRDADICQVLGWNWLPTAQTVPLQVLNVAYGSRATCTAQHQGMLRDSMACTELTVNTHGICAANRGGGLYCNDLLTGVISFGFGCGTNVTYTVHTQVRYYHNWIQQQFVRTDIPVAGPTPLPGVGGGGGGGGDASTITLSLATVMVAIVSALFLN from the coding sequence ATGGATAGAAAAGTGCGTGTAATTAGCATTTTGCTCGGTTGTTTGGCGCTGTTCGGCAATGGCCAATCCGTGGTCGAACGTGACCAGCCTGAGCTGATGCGAGTGCAGGAGAATACGGTCAATGAAGCTGCCCACGACTTCCCCGCGAAGGATTACGGCCCGCATGAGGTGACTCCCTTCCTGGTTGGTGGTGgaccagcagcagccggagCGTACCCGGCCCAGGTCGCCGTACAGATCGGCACGACCACGTTCTGCGGTGGGTCGATCCTGAACCAGAACCACATACTCACCGCGGCCGGTTGTGTGCTGGACGCGAACAACAACCTGATCGCCGCCAACCAAGTGACGGTGCGGGCCGGCGTACTGACGGTGGACCAGAATGCACCGGCGCTGGCCGTCAACCGGATCTTCCCCCATCCGCAGTACAACCCGTGGACGTTCGAGAATGACATTGCCGTGATGCGGCTGACGAACAACATCGTGTTTCCGCAGCTGGCCAATCCGAACATGGCACCGGCCGAGCTGAACCACCGGATCGTGCGCGATGCGGACATCTGCCAGGTGCTTGGCTGGAATTGGTTGCCCACGGCGCAGACTGTCCCACTCCAGGTGCTGAATGTTGCGTACGGGTCTCGCGCTACCTGCACCGCCCAGCACCAGGGCATGCTGCGAGATTCGATGGCCTGCACGGAGCTGACGGTCAATACGCACGGCATCTGTGCGGCGAACCGTGGCGGTGGTCTGTACTGTAACGATCTGCTCACCGGTGTGATCTCGTTCGGGTTCGGCTGTGGCACGAACGTCACGTACACGGTGCACACCCAGGTCCGATACTATCACAACTGGATACAGCAGCAGTTCGTGCGCACGGACATACCGGTCGCCGGTCCTACTCCGTTGCCGGGTGTGGGAGGAGGTGGAGGTGGAGGTGGTGACGCCAGCACCATCACCCTTTCCCTAGCGACCGTCATGGTCGCGATCGTATCCGCCCTATTCCTCAACTAA